Proteins found in one Ruficoccus amylovorans genomic segment:
- a CDS encoding leucine-rich repeat domain-containing protein: protein MSDLNELFGPAVGLPASTPGTLDSLTGTATALPTGEPQRLVEMTDSIASRPEGERAPHLRMWCNPAMTGFYLDGVSVRELHLEDLVYLRSINLYGCPLERFPAITHLTEITSLGFYYGCKFHRIPDLSPLVKLQSLYLEEGTLEDASGIEGLLNLQSLSLAYNDLTQIPPLENLTSLRDLYLPGNQLTVLPDLSAQSQLQQVNCESNQLTALPPLNHLTVLAYLYCQSNQLTALPELTGMIALKNFYCNENQLTALPSLTGLAELFYFVCNDNLLTELPDLTGLTKLRYVKAHNNQLTAEAIDAALIQLAGATTASNGQFNYSGNPGSANNLRSTEAAAAKTTLTGKGWTITV, encoded by the coding sequence ATGAGTGACTTGAACGAACTTTTCGGCCCGGCTGTCGGTTTGCCTGCCAGTACGCCGGGCACACTTGACTCGTTGACCGGCACTGCCACAGCACTGCCTACCGGCGAGCCCCAGCGACTGGTGGAGATGACGGACAGCATTGCCTCCCGTCCCGAAGGCGAACGAGCCCCGCATCTGCGCATGTGGTGCAACCCGGCCATGACGGGCTTTTACCTGGATGGGGTGAGTGTCAGAGAGTTGCACCTGGAAGACCTCGTTTACCTGCGCAGCATCAACCTCTACGGTTGTCCGCTGGAGCGCTTCCCGGCGATCACACATCTGACCGAAATAACGTCATTGGGGTTTTACTATGGGTGCAAATTTCACCGCATCCCCGACCTGAGCCCGTTGGTAAAACTGCAATCTCTTTACCTTGAGGAGGGGACACTTGAAGATGCCTCGGGCATTGAGGGATTGCTCAACCTGCAAAGCCTGAGTCTGGCCTACAACGATCTCACGCAGATCCCGCCTCTTGAAAATCTTACGTCGCTAAGAGACCTGTACTTGCCGGGAAACCAACTGACGGTATTGCCCGATCTCAGTGCCCAGTCCCAATTGCAGCAGGTCAATTGCGAAAGTAACCAACTGACTGCGCTGCCGCCGCTCAATCACCTCACCGTATTGGCCTACCTCTACTGCCAGAGCAATCAGCTCACGGCATTACCGGAACTGACCGGGATGATCGCCCTCAAGAATTTTTACTGTAACGAAAATCAACTGACAGCACTTCCTTCCCTGACGGGCTTGGCTGAACTCTTCTACTTTGTTTGCAACGACAACCTTTTGACGGAGCTCCCGGACTTAACGGGCTTGACCAAGCTGCGCTATGTCAAGGCGCACAACAACCAGCTTACCGCCGAGGCCATTGACGCCGCCCTTATCCAGTTGGCCGGGGCCACGACTGCAAGCAACGGCCAGTTCAATTACTCCGGCAACCCGGGCTCGGCCAATAACCTGCGTTCGACCGAAGCCGCCGCCGCCAAAACCACCCTCACCGGCAAGGGCTGGACCATCACCGTATAG
- a CDS encoding S49 family peptidase, with product MPFAHAILRHDPLLIEPRLLTAFVERCGGFSDTIKELFGEPPQARVENGIGIVPISGILGQGLMPIEKLLGASDTGELSATLDTFAADPDVHALLLDIDSPGGTVTGIPELAAQIAAFPKPTYAFTASEACSAAYWLGSQATEFLCTQSATVGSVGVYLAVLDASDAFAQRGLFVDLIKAGTYKAAGIPGTSLTDDQRALLQERVDQIHGMFKDAVSAKRRYVSASALEGQTFYGTEAAKQNLVTGIVPSRAALIAKLTSTLMQS from the coding sequence GTGCCCTTCGCCCATGCCATTCTCCGTCACGATCCGCTGCTGATTGAGCCGCGCCTGCTGACAGCATTCGTCGAGCGCTGTGGCGGATTTTCCGATACGATCAAGGAATTGTTTGGCGAGCCGCCGCAGGCTCGGGTGGAAAACGGCATCGGGATCGTCCCGATCAGCGGTATTCTCGGTCAGGGGCTGATGCCGATTGAAAAACTCCTCGGGGCATCCGACACGGGGGAGCTGTCGGCCACACTCGATACTTTCGCCGCCGATCCGGATGTTCACGCGCTGCTGTTGGACATTGATTCGCCCGGCGGCACGGTGACCGGCATACCCGAACTGGCCGCGCAAATCGCCGCCTTCCCGAAGCCCACCTATGCCTTCACCGCGAGCGAAGCCTGTTCCGCCGCCTACTGGCTCGGGAGCCAGGCCACCGAGTTCCTTTGCACCCAGAGCGCCACGGTGGGCTCCGTGGGCGTTTATCTCGCAGTGCTCGACGCCTCGGACGCCTTCGCCCAGCGAGGGCTGTTCGTGGACCTGATCAAAGCGGGCACCTACAAGGCGGCGGGCATCCCTGGCACCAGCCTGACCGACGATCAGCGGGCGCTCTTGCAGGAGCGCGTGGACCAGATTCACGGGATGTTCAAGGACGCGGTCAGCGCCAAGCGCCGCTACGTGTCGGCCTCCGCATTGGAGGGACAGACCTTTTACGGGACGGAGGCCGCGAAGCAGAACCTCGTCACCGGCATCGTCCCCAGCCGTGCCGCGCTGATCGCCAAGTTGACATCAACCCTCATGCAATCATGA
- a CDS encoding phage portal protein yields the protein MKLLERLGRLFGSSSYENANTSRRRSQVPGAAPTDAKKELSSHTRRELVRRSRYLNKNSGFAREMVADMAIYSTGDGIQPQAMTDDLEWNKAAEDYFSRWAARAEITQRFSFEECQHLVCRGLDVDGEFFCLKVRDRFGRPRLQLIEAHRIGEGFASSETADGIRLDAYGAPVAYRLILDDNTARDIPAHAVMHIFEPESASGVRQPPTLQHSINHILDEMEMLALEKHAVKDNADIARIIKRENGGLEELSDFSVDTGSEDAPPPSDPVSLQRIVGGKIVSLQPGESLESFQSNRPSPVFTGFLEHLKRDSAAGMLPYEFVLDAGKIGGAGVRLIVAKADRRFSYRQMILIQRLLRPTWGYVIGDAIDRGELAPAKNWNRVGWVCPRRVTVDAGREAQQNRSDVETGLKTLSDHYSELGMDFREELERRAQDAKAIMEAAEKYSVPVSMLWKPSGTQMVASAESRSEESGS from the coding sequence GTGAAGCTCCTCGAACGTCTCGGTCGCCTCTTCGGTTCCAGTTCTTATGAAAACGCCAACACCTCTCGTCGGCGCAGCCAGGTGCCGGGAGCCGCGCCCACGGACGCCAAGAAGGAATTGAGCAGCCACACCCGGCGCGAGTTGGTGCGCCGCTCGCGCTACCTCAACAAGAACTCGGGCTTTGCCCGGGAGATGGTGGCGGACATGGCGATCTACTCCACGGGCGACGGTATTCAGCCGCAGGCCATGACCGACGACCTCGAGTGGAACAAAGCTGCCGAGGACTACTTTTCCCGCTGGGCGGCACGGGCCGAGATTACTCAGCGCTTCAGCTTCGAGGAATGCCAGCACCTAGTCTGCCGGGGGTTGGACGTGGACGGAGAATTCTTCTGCCTAAAAGTGCGCGACCGCTTCGGGCGTCCGCGCCTGCAACTGATCGAGGCGCACCGCATCGGGGAAGGATTCGCGTCGAGCGAAACCGCCGATGGCATCCGGCTCGATGCTTACGGGGCTCCCGTTGCCTACCGGCTGATCCTCGACGACAACACCGCCCGCGACATTCCGGCCCATGCGGTCATGCACATCTTCGAGCCGGAGTCGGCCAGCGGTGTGCGCCAGCCGCCGACCTTGCAGCATTCGATCAACCACATCCTCGACGAGATGGAAATGCTCGCGCTGGAAAAGCACGCGGTGAAGGACAACGCCGACATCGCCCGCATCATCAAGCGCGAGAACGGCGGGCTGGAAGAGCTTTCAGACTTTTCGGTCGATACCGGCTCGGAGGATGCCCCTCCCCCGAGCGATCCGGTCAGTCTGCAACGGATCGTGGGCGGAAAGATCGTTTCTCTGCAGCCCGGCGAATCGCTGGAGAGCTTTCAATCGAATCGACCCAGCCCCGTCTTCACTGGATTCTTGGAACACCTGAAGCGAGATTCCGCCGCCGGGATGCTGCCCTATGAGTTCGTGCTCGATGCTGGTAAGATCGGCGGCGCGGGTGTGCGGCTGATCGTGGCCAAAGCTGACCGACGCTTCAGCTACCGGCAGATGATCCTTATCCAGCGGCTACTGCGTCCGACCTGGGGCTACGTCATCGGGGACGCCATCGACCGGGGCGAACTCGCTCCCGCCAAGAACTGGAACCGCGTCGGCTGGGTCTGTCCGCGCCGGGTGACGGTCGATGCGGGGCGCGAGGCCCAGCAGAACCGGTCCGATGTGGAGACCGGGCTCAAAACGCTATCGGATCACTATTCGGAACTGGGCATGGACTTCCGCGAGGAACTGGAGCGCCGGGCGCAGGACGCCAAGGCCATCATGGAAGCCGCCGAGAAGTATAGCGTGCCCGTGAGTATGCTTTGGAAACCCAGCGGCACACAGATGGTGGCAAGTGCAGAGAGTCGATCAGAGGAATCAGGGAGCTAG
- a CDS encoding type II toxin-antitoxin system RelB/DinJ family antitoxin produces MSKTASTLVRARVDAARYRKAERVFERLGMKTSDAINVFLAQVALRQDMPFAVTAQPERLISDQEQVRNWNDALGEY; encoded by the coding sequence ATGAGCAAAACTGCCAGCACTTTAGTTCGGGCCAGGGTCGATGCCGCCCGCTACCGCAAGGCCGAGCGGGTCTTCGAGCGGCTGGGCATGAAAACCAGTGACGCGATCAACGTGTTTCTGGCCCAGGTCGCCCTGCGCCAAGACATGCCTTTCGCGGTCACCGCGCAGCCCGAACGCCTGATTTCCGATCAGGAACAGGTCCGCAACTGGAACGATGCCCTCGGTGAATACTAA
- a CDS encoding type II toxin-antitoxin system PemK/MazF family toxin, translated as MIEKGRPVLVLSYPEPDDARALVVVAPLTSQIRGLRGEVDLGHPRWLPKPSAVNVQGLASFDRHKLTRKYGKLTTAQYDEVKAAVRELLDL; from the coding sequence ATGATCGAGAAAGGTCGTCCGGTGCTGGTGTTGTCGTATCCCGAGCCCGATGATGCCCGTGCGCTCGTCGTGGTCGCGCCGCTGACCTCGCAGATTCGCGGCCTGCGCGGCGAGGTCGATCTGGGCCATCCCAGGTGGCTCCCCAAGCCTTCGGCGGTCAACGTCCAAGGGCTGGCGAGCTTCGACCGGCACAAGCTGACCCGGAAATACGGGAAACTGACCACCGCGCAATATGATGAGGTCAAGGCTGCGGTTCGTGAGCTTCTTGATCTGTGA
- a CDS encoding site-specific DNA-methyltransferase, producing the protein MSDTPAVAIYCAHTELVDIDKLVENPRNPNQHPEAQIALLAKIIRSQGFRNPVVVSKRSGFITKGHGRLAAARLLKMPRVPVDYQDYESEAAEWADMIADNRIAELAETDDDALKALLKELDGQIDLDLTGFDEDSLDDILDRLETSEDDTNTIPTPPVDPVTQPGDLYELGPHRLLCGDSTDPEHVKRLMNGERAILFATDPPYLVGYDGTNHPGTRPKTNTDWSETYGPTWDEADLERNNDLYDRFIKVAVEHAIEPYAAWYCWHASRRQMMVEQAWEKNGAFVHQQIIWHKPNRPILTRSWYLWAHEPCFFGWVKGQKPPRADKEYLRSVWDIEGLNNDERPDHPTPKPLECFAIPMRQHTLRGELCYEPFSGSGSQLIAGEQLGRRVFGMEISPAYCDVIVSRYLALGEGRRVFCNGQDVTERFLSVTDQEAHEPQP; encoded by the coding sequence ATGAGCGATACGCCTGCCGTTGCCATTTACTGCGCCCACACCGAGTTGGTCGACATCGACAAGCTCGTCGAAAATCCCCGCAATCCGAACCAGCACCCCGAGGCGCAGATCGCGCTCTTGGCGAAGATCATCCGGTCACAGGGGTTCCGTAATCCGGTCGTGGTCTCGAAGCGCTCGGGCTTCATCACCAAGGGTCATGGGCGACTGGCAGCGGCGCGGTTGCTGAAGATGCCCCGTGTACCGGTGGATTATCAGGACTACGAGTCCGAGGCGGCGGAATGGGCTGACATGATTGCGGACAACCGGATCGCGGAACTGGCCGAAACCGATGACGACGCGCTGAAGGCGCTGCTCAAGGAACTCGACGGCCAGATTGATCTCGACCTGACCGGCTTCGATGAGGATTCCCTCGACGACATCCTCGACCGCTTGGAGACCTCGGAAGACGATACGAACACTATCCCCACGCCGCCTGTCGATCCTGTCACCCAACCCGGCGACCTCTATGAACTCGGCCCCCACCGTCTGCTCTGCGGCGACTCGACCGACCCCGAGCACGTCAAGCGCCTGATGAATGGCGAACGCGCCATCCTCTTCGCCACCGACCCGCCGTATCTCGTCGGCTACGACGGCACCAATCACCCTGGCACCCGCCCCAAGACGAATACCGACTGGTCGGAGACCTACGGTCCCACGTGGGATGAGGCCGACCTTGAGCGCAACAACGACCTCTATGACCGTTTCATCAAGGTTGCTGTCGAGCACGCCATCGAACCCTATGCCGCCTGGTATTGCTGGCACGCCAGCCGTCGTCAGATGATGGTTGAGCAGGCCTGGGAAAAGAACGGCGCGTTCGTCCACCAGCAGATCATTTGGCACAAGCCCAACCGCCCGATCCTCACCCGCTCATGGTACCTGTGGGCTCACGAGCCCTGCTTCTTCGGCTGGGTGAAAGGCCAGAAACCGCCCCGCGCCGACAAGGAATACCTGCGCTCGGTCTGGGACATCGAAGGGCTCAACAACGACGAACGCCCGGATCATCCCACTCCCAAGCCGCTGGAGTGCTTCGCCATTCCCATGCGCCAGCACACCCTCCGGGGCGAACTCTGCTACGAGCCCTTCAGCGGGTCCGGCAGCCAGTTGATCGCCGGGGAGCAACTCGGACGGCGGGTCTTCGGCATGGAGATCAGCCCGGCCTACTGCGATGTCATCGTGAGCCGTTATCTCGCCCTTGGGGAAGGTCGCCGGGTGTTCTGCAACGGGCAGGACGTGACGGAAAGATTCTTATCCGTCACAGATCAAGAAGCTCACGAACCGCAGCCTTGA
- a CDS encoding terminase gpA endonuclease subunit translates to MESLSSIWRNAWRSPDRRPPWQWCEEYIPAIPYSPMPGRFRSDNSPWLREVMEAIVDPQVRVVSILASIQSSKTTGPELTLCYIIANLPGPTLWLDQTDEDAKDQSESRLQKLFDECEPVKALFPADRHKRRNTTIHFANGMTLWVLGAHNKTNLQRRSIRWLIGDETWRWPQGHMAEAEARVTAFGWLGKCIFLSQGGEEDDDTHRKFETTDMREWTFVCPQCGTRQPFLWENVEWSKDCKDAQEQYDFEKVRSSTVLLCPHCQHEIADSDEHRRKLNATGQFVAQNPNAARENIGFHWNSLASMSWGKLAELYLRAKLASRKGDTSLLQQFYQKRLALAWREFVEDFKVEIATSAYCLGEDWSDEAALGSRGKVIAAPFPDGVTLVPLRFLTVDVQMDHFFLVVRSWSAEGASRLLWCERVVTWEELEAIQQRFRVHDSLVFVDAGYNSYEVYRQCARHGWTALMGDAHSTFVHKTPQGSVQRFYSPVRRIAVSRGLVCRMHYWSNLQIKDVLARLRREHTADGSPLWQVPGDIPEDYLQHMESEQRVKKNSKWIWEQIGSRPNHLFDCEAMSVVAAVMLKIIGREAVAVEGEDKSANTSI, encoded by the coding sequence GTGGAGTCTCTTTCAAGTATCTGGCGCAATGCCTGGCGTTCCCCGGACCGACGTCCGCCGTGGCAGTGGTGCGAGGAGTACATCCCGGCCATCCCGTATTCGCCCATGCCGGGACGTTTCCGCTCCGACAATTCCCCCTGGCTGCGGGAAGTGATGGAAGCAATCGTCGATCCGCAGGTGCGGGTGGTGTCGATTCTCGCGTCCATCCAGTCCTCGAAGACGACGGGGCCGGAACTGACCCTTTGCTACATCATCGCCAACCTGCCCGGCCCCACACTCTGGCTGGACCAGACCGACGAGGACGCCAAGGACCAGTCCGAGTCACGCCTTCAGAAGCTGTTCGATGAATGCGAGCCGGTGAAGGCGCTCTTTCCTGCCGACCGCCACAAGCGTCGCAACACCACGATTCACTTCGCCAACGGCATGACGCTGTGGGTGCTGGGTGCCCACAACAAAACCAACCTGCAGCGTCGGTCCATCCGTTGGCTGATTGGTGACGAGACGTGGCGCTGGCCGCAGGGCCACATGGCCGAGGCCGAAGCGCGTGTGACGGCGTTCGGCTGGCTGGGCAAGTGCATCTTCCTCAGCCAAGGCGGCGAGGAAGACGACGACACCCACCGCAAGTTTGAAACCACCGACATGCGCGAGTGGACTTTCGTCTGCCCGCAGTGCGGTACCCGTCAGCCCTTCCTGTGGGAAAACGTCGAATGGTCAAAGGACTGCAAGGACGCGCAGGAGCAATATGACTTTGAAAAGGTCCGGTCCAGCACCGTGCTGCTCTGTCCGCACTGCCAGCATGAGATTGCGGACTCAGACGAGCACCGCCGCAAGCTCAACGCCACCGGGCAGTTCGTTGCCCAGAACCCGAATGCCGCCCGGGAAAACATCGGCTTCCACTGGAACAGCCTGGCGTCCATGTCGTGGGGCAAGTTGGCTGAGCTTTACCTCCGCGCCAAGCTCGCCTCCCGCAAGGGTGACACCTCCCTTCTTCAGCAGTTTTACCAGAAGCGTCTCGCGCTGGCGTGGAGGGAGTTCGTCGAGGATTTCAAGGTGGAGATTGCTACCAGCGCCTACTGCTTGGGCGAGGACTGGTCAGACGAGGCCGCGCTCGGTTCGCGTGGCAAAGTGATCGCCGCCCCCTTCCCTGATGGCGTCACACTGGTGCCCCTGCGTTTCCTCACCGTGGACGTGCAGATGGACCACTTCTTCCTCGTGGTGCGTTCATGGTCCGCCGAGGGAGCGTCGCGCCTGCTCTGGTGTGAGCGCGTGGTCACATGGGAGGAACTCGAAGCGATCCAACAGCGTTTCCGTGTTCACGACAGCCTGGTATTCGTCGATGCCGGGTACAACAGCTATGAGGTTTACCGCCAGTGCGCCCGCCACGGTTGGACCGCCCTGATGGGTGATGCCCACAGCACCTTCGTTCATAAAACACCGCAGGGTTCGGTCCAGCGGTTCTACTCGCCGGTGCGGCGGATCGCGGTGTCGCGGGGGCTCGTCTGCCGGATGCATTACTGGTCGAACCTCCAGATCAAAGACGTGCTCGCCCGCCTGCGCCGGGAGCATACCGCCGATGGCTCTCCGCTGTGGCAGGTGCCCGGCGACATCCCCGAGGACTACCTCCAGCACATGGAGTCCGAGCAGCGCGTTAAAAAGAACAGCAAGTGGATTTGGGAGCAGATCGGCAGCCGACCGAACCACCTCTTCGACTGCGAGGCCATGAGCGTGGTCGCCGCCGTCATGCTCAAGATTATCGGGCGCGAAGCGGTCGCCGTGGAGGGAGAAGATAAATCTGCAAATACTTCAATATAA
- a CDS encoding AAA family ATPase → MPSDFRQVAEGVVGPVDWTYEHSGYCQCPGAHKHTTPSRERDCRVYLDAENGYAPTIHCFHDSCKEEIAAANFRLRSTIGKVAFRAGDHHNFTRRQNGFDSGKPPFETFLKACFKADDILSLAPGTLPDGETRAIPEHGGINVFTRDQWLERAAGKGGIERLFSTRHGLYIRINPVTQKSNGTDKDVTAYRHTLIESDRIPKGEQERILRDSGLPIAALIDSGGHSIHAWVRVEAKTRDEYHARRERLWQSLPEGFVIDSQNRNPSRFSRCPGGRRGDAVQKLLAVNLGPPSFEAWERECDGLGLADPLRVSQLGDYDTGNDPNNVLGNRWLCRGGSLVIVGQSGIGKSSFSMQLAVMWALGLPVFNIRPVRPLKSFIIQAENDIGDLAEMYQGVRIGMGLKDDNSHLLEENIIFYRDTIHSGADFAKTADILIQRHKPDLVWGDPLLNYIGDDASQQKVISEFCGRQLNPISERTGIIWCFMHHTGKPPSDSKARSHWTGSDYAYSGLGSSALTNWAREVAVLMRAKAPEGQPPTFRFELCKRRRRAGMTDTQGNTTEAIFVRHGQTGICWQQCAEPQDEESAGKYTVGGKSSSGGRPKAVAPIVEFERLTRLTRERETALAAKYDISTSTVRRRWREYQHENSRCCQNPSSKPSYFRQPLSKPSTPPLRGSSRGISDSRQNPNPSVTATGGFDSGEKPERQVGDEPW, encoded by the coding sequence ATGCCATCCGACTTTCGGCAGGTGGCCGAGGGCGTTGTGGGGCCGGTGGACTGGACCTATGAGCATTCGGGTTATTGCCAGTGCCCCGGTGCCCACAAACATACGACGCCGAGCCGCGAACGCGACTGCCGGGTCTATCTGGACGCCGAGAACGGCTACGCCCCGACGATCCACTGCTTCCACGACAGCTGTAAGGAGGAAATTGCCGCCGCCAACTTTCGGCTGCGCTCCACTATTGGTAAAGTCGCGTTTCGGGCGGGTGATCATCATAACTTCACCCGCCGTCAAAACGGTTTTGACAGCGGGAAGCCCCCCTTTGAAACCTTCCTCAAGGCGTGCTTCAAGGCCGATGATATCCTCTCGCTCGCGCCGGGAACCTTGCCCGATGGCGAGACCCGTGCCATCCCCGAGCACGGCGGCATCAACGTCTTCACCCGCGACCAGTGGTTGGAGCGGGCGGCGGGCAAGGGGGGCATTGAACGCCTGTTCTCCACCCGGCACGGTCTCTACATCCGCATCAACCCCGTCACGCAGAAATCCAACGGCACGGATAAGGATGTGACGGCGTACCGGCACACCCTGATTGAGAGTGACCGCATTCCCAAGGGCGAACAGGAACGCATTCTGCGTGACAGCGGCCTGCCCATTGCCGCGTTGATCGATTCGGGCGGGCACAGCATCCATGCCTGGGTGCGGGTGGAGGCGAAGACCCGCGATGAATACCACGCCCGACGCGAACGCCTCTGGCAGTCACTGCCCGAAGGCTTCGTCATCGACAGCCAGAACCGTAATCCCTCGCGCTTTTCGCGTTGTCCAGGGGGACGACGCGGAGATGCCGTTCAGAAGCTCCTTGCCGTGAACCTCGGGCCACCGTCCTTCGAGGCATGGGAACGCGAGTGCGACGGGCTGGGATTGGCCGATCCCCTACGGGTGTCCCAACTCGGGGACTACGATACCGGCAACGACCCCAACAACGTGCTGGGCAACCGTTGGCTGTGCCGGGGTGGGAGCCTCGTCATTGTGGGCCAGTCCGGCATCGGAAAATCATCCTTCTCCATGCAGCTCGCGGTCATGTGGGCGCTGGGCTTACCCGTCTTCAACATTCGCCCCGTGCGCCCGCTCAAGAGTTTCATCATTCAGGCCGAGAACGATATTGGCGACCTCGCGGAGATGTACCAGGGCGTGCGTATCGGCATGGGCCTGAAGGACGATAACAGCCACCTGCTGGAAGAGAATATCATCTTCTACCGCGACACCATTCACAGCGGTGCGGACTTCGCCAAGACAGCCGACATCCTCATTCAGCGTCACAAGCCGGACCTCGTCTGGGGAGACCCGCTCCTCAATTACATCGGGGACGATGCCAGCCAGCAGAAAGTGATTTCAGAATTCTGCGGGCGACAGTTGAATCCGATCTCCGAGCGCACCGGCATCATCTGGTGCTTCATGCACCACACCGGCAAGCCGCCGTCCGACTCGAAGGCCCGTAGCCATTGGACGGGCTCGGATTATGCCTACAGTGGCCTTGGCTCGTCGGCCCTGACCAACTGGGCGCGGGAAGTCGCCGTGCTCATGCGGGCGAAAGCGCCTGAGGGCCAGCCGCCCACGTTTCGATTTGAGTTGTGCAAACGTCGCCGCCGGGCGGGGATGACGGACACGCAGGGCAACACGACCGAGGCCATCTTCGTGCGCCACGGGCAGACCGGGATCTGCTGGCAGCAATGCGCAGAGCCGCAGGATGAAGAGTCGGCAGGGAAGTACACCGTCGGCGGTAAATCGTCCTCTGGAGGCCGTCCCAAGGCCGTTGCGCCCATCGTGGAATTCGAACGGCTAACCCGTCTTACCCGTGAACGTGAGACGGCTCTTGCTGCCAAATACGACATCTCCACCTCCACCGTTCGCCGTCGCTGGCGCGAGTACCAGCACGAGAATTCTCGTTGCTGTCAAAACCCGTCGTCAAAACCTTCTTACTTTCGACAGCCGCTGTCAAAACCCTCTACTCCCCCCTTAAGGGGGAGTAGTAGGGGTATTTCTGACAGCAGGCAAAACCCTAACCCTTCCGTGACAGCGACGGGAGGTTTTGACAGCGGGGAAAAACCGGAAAGGCAGGTGGGCGATGAGCCGTGGTGA
- a CDS encoding DEAD/DEAH box helicase: MSRFDLRPYQQEFLSAVRRDFREHDHILGVAATGAGKTILASDLMRGWNGNCLFLADAQELVRQNADKYFGYAGEFAGIEMADSKALLGDRVVVATTQSICRRLDKWPRDYFGLVIVDEAHRNTLGAMAAQVLLHFESAKVLGVTATPFRSDRRQLGSFYEKISVEIGLARLIKEGWLSRIVIKSVPLPVDLSQVRTTAGDYNEGDLGDVIMPHLRQAARLIAEHATGRRTVAFLPLIATSQAFVKACREEGLRAVHVDGNDREGLRAYERGEYDLVSNASLLTTGWDHPQTDCVFILRPTKSLSLFQQMVGRGTRIAEGKENLLLLDPLFLSDDHSLIRPARLIARSEEETTELSERLSGGGEVDLLEAEEEVEEVRQSRLEERLVKAARRKARTIDAIEFCLSLKAVELADYEPELPWEGKPPSDRQLITLAKAGFDTDCVSCRGHASKILDLLFMRREHGLATPKQLSWLRKFHYPEPELATFEEAQLFLDEHFNRKAM; encoded by the coding sequence ATGTCCCGTTTTGACCTTCGCCCTTACCAGCAGGAGTTCCTGTCAGCGGTGCGTCGCGATTTTCGGGAGCATGACCACATCCTCGGGGTTGCGGCCACCGGCGCGGGCAAGACGATCCTCGCTTCTGACCTGATGCGCGGCTGGAACGGCAATTGTCTGTTCCTTGCCGACGCGCAAGAACTCGTCCGCCAGAACGCCGACAAGTATTTCGGGTACGCCGGCGAATTCGCCGGTATCGAAATGGCCGACTCGAAGGCGCTCCTCGGAGACCGGGTCGTGGTGGCCACAACGCAGAGCATCTGCCGCCGCTTGGACAAGTGGCCACGGGATTACTTCGGCCTCGTGATCGTTGATGAAGCCCACCGCAACACGCTCGGGGCGATGGCCGCGCAGGTGCTCTTGCACTTCGAGTCGGCCAAGGTGCTCGGGGTGACAGCCACCCCGTTCCGCTCCGATCGTCGCCAGCTGGGCAGTTTCTATGAAAAGATTTCCGTCGAGATCGGTCTGGCCCGTCTGATCAAGGAGGGCTGGCTTTCGCGCATCGTCATCAAGAGTGTGCCCCTGCCGGTGGACTTGTCGCAGGTGCGCACCACGGCGGGCGATTACAACGAAGGCGATTTGGGCGATGTGATCATGCCCCACTTGCGTCAGGCGGCTCGGCTCATTGCGGAGCACGCTACCGGGCGTCGCACTGTGGCCTTCCTGCCCCTCATCGCCACCAGCCAAGCTTTCGTGAAAGCTTGCCGCGAGGAAGGATTGCGTGCCGTCCACGTAGATGGCAACGACCGCGAGGGACTGCGGGCTTATGAGCGCGGGGAATATGATCTCGTCTCCAACGCCTCCCTCCTGACGACCGGTTGGGATCATCCCCAGACCGATTGCGTCTTCATCCTGCGCCCCACAAAAAGCCTGTCGCTGTTTCAGCAGATGGTGGGGCGCGGCACGCGCATTGCCGAGGGAAAGGAAAACCTGCTTCTGCTCGATCCGTTGTTCCTGAGCGACGATCATTCGTTGATTCGCCCGGCCCGCCTCATCGCCCGTTCCGAAGAGGAGACGACCGAATTAAGCGAACGTCTTTCGGGCGGCGGCGAAGTCGATCTGCTGGAGGCCGAAGAAGAGGTGGAGGAAGTGCGCCAGTCCCGGCTGGAGGAACGCCTCGTTAAGGCCGCTCGCCGGAAGGCCCGCACCATCGATGCCATCGAGTTCTGCCTGAGCCTCAAGGCGGTGGAATTGGCCGACTATGAGCCGGAGCTGCCTTGGGAAGGCAAGCCGCCCAGCGACCGGCAATTGATCACACTAGCCAAGGCGGGGTTCGACACCGATTGCGTGAGCTGCCGGGGACATGCCTCGAAGATCCTCGACCTTTTGTTCATGCGGCGCGAGCACGGCCTGGCTACTCCCAAGCAGTTGAGCTGGTTGCGGAAATTTCACTACCCGGAACCGGAGTTGGCCACCTTCGAGGAAGCCCAGCTTTTCCTCGATGAACATTTTAACCGGAAGGCGATGTGA